One region of Cloacibacillus sp. An23 genomic DNA includes:
- the cas4 gene encoding CRISPR-associated protein Cas4, with protein sequence MNSDDAELLISGLQHLTFCEKQWALIHLEGLWEENVLTAEGSHLHERVHKIGRESRGEVKLATGLELSSARLGLYGVADMVEFRHDEERGVRVAAFGGRRRWLPYPVEYKHGRKRPDTADEMQLCAQAVCLEEMLGVEIPSGAVYYGEPKRRTEIELTPALRAKLEEKCARARAIMSGEAAPEYNVGKHCKSCSMNKFCMPEKTGGRDRSARYVAGLFRLLSENTGDEEGGL encoded by the coding sequence ATGAACAGCGACGACGCCGAGCTTCTCATCTCCGGCCTTCAGCATCTTACTTTCTGCGAGAAGCAGTGGGCGCTGATACATCTTGAGGGGCTCTGGGAGGAGAACGTGCTCACGGCGGAGGGCTCGCACCTTCACGAGCGGGTGCATAAAATCGGGAGAGAGAGCCGCGGCGAGGTAAAGCTCGCGACAGGGCTTGAACTCAGCTCCGCGAGGCTCGGGCTGTACGGCGTCGCGGACATGGTCGAGTTCCGTCACGACGAGGAGCGCGGCGTCCGCGTCGCGGCCTTCGGCGGGCGGCGCAGGTGGCTGCCCTACCCCGTCGAGTACAAACACGGGCGCAAACGTCCGGACACGGCCGACGAGATGCAGCTCTGCGCGCAGGCCGTCTGCCTTGAAGAAATGCTCGGCGTCGAGATACCTTCGGGCGCGGTCTACTACGGCGAGCCTAAACGCCGCACGGAAATAGAGCTTACGCCGGCGCTGCGCGCGAAGCTCGAGGAAAAATGCGCGCGCGCCCGCGCGATCATGAGCGGCGAGGCCGCGCCTGAATATAACGTGGGCAAACACTGCAAAAGCTGCTCGATGAACAAATTCTGCATGCCGGAGAAGACGGGCGGCCGCGACCGTTCAGCGCGCTACGTCGCCGGGCTCTTCCGGCTGCTTTCCGAAAATACCGGCGACGAGGAGGGCGGACTATGA
- a CDS encoding NAD(P)-dependent oxidoreductase, translating into MADKKILGFIGIGVMGHSMAGHLLDAGWELHVYNRTKSKTDELVSRGAIWEDSPAEIAKKCDVVFTMVGFPKDVEETYLGKNGLVENAKEGALLIDMTTSSPSLARKIYAAGKKRGLGILDAPVTGGDKGAREATLTIFAGGDKEDFEKALPYFKEMGRTIKLMGGAGDGQNAKLGNQIVIAGTMTGMCEALAFAKSCGLDLKEFIEAVGGGSAATWSLANYGPRILKGDFEPGFFVKHYIKDMKLAEEAADAMELDLPALTLTRELYEELAEGGYENKGTQSLYCLYDPQEE; encoded by the coding sequence ATGGCTGACAAAAAAATACTCGGATTCATAGGAATAGGCGTCATGGGCCACAGCATGGCGGGACACCTGCTCGACGCGGGCTGGGAGCTTCACGTCTACAACCGCACAAAGTCCAAGACGGACGAACTAGTCTCGCGCGGCGCGATATGGGAAGACTCGCCCGCCGAGATAGCGAAGAAATGCGACGTCGTTTTCACGATGGTCGGCTTTCCAAAAGACGTGGAAGAAACCTACCTCGGCAAAAACGGCCTCGTCGAAAACGCGAAAGAGGGCGCTCTGCTCATCGACATGACGACCTCGAGCCCGAGCCTTGCGCGCAAAATCTACGCCGCCGGCAAAAAACGCGGCCTCGGCATACTCGACGCGCCCGTAACAGGCGGCGACAAAGGCGCGCGCGAAGCTACGCTCACCATATTCGCAGGCGGCGACAAAGAAGATTTTGAAAAGGCGCTGCCCTACTTCAAAGAGATGGGCCGCACGATAAAACTAATGGGCGGCGCGGGCGACGGACAGAACGCGAAACTCGGCAACCAGATAGTCATAGCCGGAACGATGACCGGAATGTGCGAAGCGCTCGCCTTCGCGAAATCGTGCGGCCTCGACCTCAAAGAATTCATCGAAGCGGTAGGCGGCGGCTCGGCGGCGACGTGGAGCCTCGCCAACTACGGCCCGCGTATCCTCAAAGGCGACTTCGAGCCGGGCTTCTTCGTCAAACACTACATCAAAGACATGAAACTGGCCGAAGAAGCCGCCGACGCGATGGAACTAGACCTCCCAGCCCTCACCCTCACGCGCGAGCTCTACGAAGAACTCGCCGAAGGCGGCTACGAAAACAAAGGCACGCAGTCTCTGTACTGCCTGTACGACCCGCAGGAGGAGTAG
- the cas1c gene encoding type I-C CRISPR-associated endonuclease Cas1c: MRRMLNSLFITTQGAWLSLRNGNIVVNVDGEEKASFPAINFGSILCFGRVNATPPLMGFCADNGVSLSFFKENGRFLARVQGPVHGNVLLRRAQYRLADDEKASAEIARDVLIGKLANTRTVLRRFLRDHPQEGEAAEKFRSALSVTEALAPQLKAAKDTEELRGYEGTAARAYFDAFDGMILHQKEHFKFTERTRRPPRDAVNAMLSYIYSILASEAASALEGAGLDPAVGFLHKDRPGRPSLALDLMEEFRTWLADRLVLSMINMKQVKPEDFRTSESGAVEMDGGAKKKLIAEWQSRKQDEITHPYTGEKMPIGMVPHMQAMLLARRIRGDMREYPPFVWK; encoded by the coding sequence ATGAGACGTATGCTCAACAGCCTGTTCATAACGACGCAGGGCGCGTGGCTCTCGCTGCGCAACGGCAACATAGTCGTAAACGTTGACGGCGAAGAAAAGGCTTCGTTTCCCGCGATAAACTTCGGCTCCATACTCTGCTTCGGCCGCGTCAACGCGACGCCGCCGCTCATGGGCTTCTGCGCGGACAACGGGGTGTCTCTGTCGTTTTTCAAGGAAAACGGGCGCTTTCTCGCGCGCGTGCAGGGGCCAGTCCACGGCAACGTGCTGCTGCGTCGCGCGCAGTACAGGCTGGCGGACGACGAGAAGGCGTCCGCGGAAATCGCGCGCGACGTGCTGATCGGCAAACTGGCGAACACGCGTACAGTCCTCCGGCGCTTTCTGCGCGACCATCCGCAGGAAGGAGAGGCGGCAGAAAAATTCCGCTCCGCGCTCTCCGTGACGGAGGCGCTCGCGCCGCAGCTCAAAGCCGCAAAAGATACGGAAGAGCTGCGCGGCTACGAAGGCACGGCGGCGCGCGCATACTTCGACGCCTTCGACGGAATGATCCTGCATCAGAAAGAACACTTCAAATTCACGGAACGCACGCGCCGCCCGCCGCGCGACGCGGTCAACGCGATGCTCTCGTACATATATTCGATACTTGCGAGCGAGGCCGCCTCGGCGCTCGAAGGCGCAGGCCTCGACCCCGCCGTGGGATTCCTGCACAAGGACAGGCCCGGCCGCCCGAGCCTCGCGCTCGACCTAATGGAAGAATTCCGCACATGGCTCGCGGACAGGCTCGTCCTGTCGATGATAAACATGAAACAGGTGAAGCCCGAGGATTTCAGGACGAGCGAAAGCGGCGCGGTGGAAATGGACGGCGGCGCGAAGAAAAAGCTGATAGCCGAATGGCAGTCGCGCAAGCAGGACGAAATAACACACCCGTACACAGGCGAGAAAATGCCGATAGGCATGGTCCCGCACATGCAGGCGATGCTCCTCGCGCGGCGCATACGCGGCGACATGAGGGAATATCCGCCCTTCGTCTGGAAATAG
- the cas2 gene encoding CRISPR-associated endonuclease Cas2 → MLVVVSYDVNTQSEGGQKRLRRVAKLCEKYGQRVQFSVFECLVDPVQWTELKFQLEKMIDKETDSLRYYFLGANWKKRVEHCGAKEPYDPQGVLIL, encoded by the coding sequence ATGCTTGTTGTGGTAAGCTACGACGTGAACACGCAGAGCGAAGGCGGACAGAAGCGGCTGCGCCGCGTCGCGAAGCTCTGCGAAAAGTACGGCCAGCGCGTGCAGTTCTCCGTCTTTGAATGCCTCGTAGACCCGGTGCAGTGGACGGAGCTGAAATTTCAGCTCGAAAAAATGATAGACAAAGAGACGGACAGTCTGCGCTACTACTTCCTCGGCGCGAACTGGAAGAAGCGCGTAGAACACTGCGGCGCGAAAGAGCCCTACGACCCGCAGGGCGTGCTGATATTGTAA